ACGGTAGTAGCATCCAAAATGGCAGGAAAAGGGAAAGAAGCATTCTATATATCCATGATGTTTACGGGGCTCACAGTAGCCAATCTGGCGATGGTACCTCTGGTCACCTATATCGGGCATACTTTCCATTGGAGATTATACTTTGCTATTGTAGCGGTCATTGGCCTTTTTGCTATCTTGTTTTTAAAACTGTGGCTTCCGGCAACAGAATCTAACCAGAATACACATTTCCTGGAAGAGTTGAAATTCCTTAAAAACAAACAGTCATGGCTTGTACTTGCTATTACAGCAATAGGATTTGGAGGACTGTTCACATGGTTGAGTTATATAACGCCTCTGATGACCGTCGTGGCAGGCATTAAGAGCAGTCAGATGGCCTATGTCATGGTGCTGGCAGGAGCCGGTATGGTAGTTGGAAATCTGGCAGGAGGATTTATTTCAGATAAATTAGGACCTGAGAAAACCTGTGCATTGCTGATTTTTCTAATGATGATTTCTCTGGGAGGAGTATTCTTTCTTGCCGAACATCAGAATATAGCTCTTGTGCTGACCTTTATGTGCGGAGCATTATCCATGTCTATTGCAGCACCTATTAATATTATGATGATGAAAGCTGCCCCGAAAAGCGAAATGATGGCTGCTGCTTTTATGCAGGCAGGTTTTAATATCGCCAATGCAATGGGGGCTTTTCTGGGAGGAATTCCATTAGAATATGGATTACCTTTCAACTATCCATCGTTGGTAGGAGTGGGGATGACTTTTATTGGAGTGGTAGTCAGCATAAGATATATGTATCTGTATGGTTCAAAAGAGCAGAATGAAGAGGAATCCACAACAGAATATACTCCTTGTGATAAATAAGGAAATCAACTACTATAAAAAAGAGCCTGTTTCATACTTTGAAACAGGCTCTTTTTTACAAAATAAATTTTATACCTCTACTTCATCGCCATTTTTACACCAGTAGAGGGCGTTGTATAGGTTTTCCTTAGGGAAAGACTTAAACTCTCCAGGCATCAGAACACTGAAAATACTTGTGAAATTCTGTATGCCTTCTTTATCAGTAACAATCGCTGCCCGGTTCCAATTGGCCAGGTTTTTAAAACCTAAAAGCAAATCTTCGAGCCATGCGCCCATGGTAAAATTATCCAGATCGGTGTCTAAATACAGTAAGTAATTCAGCTCACCAAATTGATCAACCTTCTCTTTTACACGCGGAATTACCAATCTTTCAAAATCCTCTTTCGTTACTTCTCCGGTTGCACTGAATGCCGCAACATTCTCTGGAGCTTCTGGAATAATTGTTATCATAATAAATATTTTTTGGTGGTTTGATTTTGTTTAACTAACAAGAACTACACCATAATTTAATAATAAGTTGTTAAAATAGGTATAAATATTGTTATTTATAATGTAAAATATTAATATGGATCTTAAATCAAATGAACCTTTCTGGCTTTTAAAAAATGGATTGATGGCATCGTATCCTTCTTTAAAATCAGATGAGAAATGTGATGTCTTAATTGTAGGAGGTGGAATTACCGGAAGTTTGGTTGCTCATCAGATGATGGAAGAGGGGTATAATACGATTCTCATAGACAAACGGGAACTTTGTAACGGGAGTACCTCTGCCACCACTTCAATGCTGCAGTATGAAATAGATGTTCCTCTTTATGAACTTATAGACAAGATAGGAGAAAAAGGGGCTGTGTTAAGTTATAAAGCTTGCAGTAACGCCATTGATACTATAGAAAAACTTTCGGAAAAAATAAGATCCAAAGCTGGTTTTAAACGCAAAAAATCACTTTATTTTGCTTCAAAAAAGAAAGATGTAGAATGGTTGAAGAAGGAGTATAAAGCGAGAAAAGAAAACGGATTTGAAGTGCAGTGGCTGGAATCAGGAAAAATTTTAGAACAGTTTGAATTTGAGAATACATATGGTGGTATTTTATCAAAACAAGGAGCTAGTATTGATGCCTTTCAGTTTGCGCATGAGCTTTTTATGCATAATGTAAAGAAAGGGATGAAGATCTTTGATAAGACCGAAATGGTAAAAGTAAAGGAACATAAAGGCTTTAATCTAGTTACGGTAGACAGCGGATTTCAGATCAAAGCAAAAAAGATTATTTACTGCATTGGGTATGAAAGCAAAAATCTATTGAAGGAAAATTTTGTAGATCTGAAAAGTACCTATGCTGTTGTTTCTGAGATTGATAAAAATAAATTTAAAAATATTGGCAGTACACTGGTTTGGAATACAGATGATCCTTACCTCTATATGCGGACTACCGATGACGGAAGACTGCTGATAGGAGGTGGAGATGAAGATTTTTACGATGCTCAAAAACGTGATGCTTTACTGGATAAAAAGGAAAAATCAATTTTAAAAACCTTACGAAAAATAAAACCGGATTATGACTTTTATACAGATTTTGTGTGGGCCGGAACTTTTGGTGAAACAAAAGACGGACTTCCGTATATAGGAGAACACGAAAAGTTTAAAAATTCTTATTTTGTATTAGGTTTTGGCGGCAATGGAATTACCTTTTCTGTAACAGGAATGGAAATGGCTTCTCTTTTCATGAAAAACAAAAAGCATCCATTATCCCGATATTTTAAATTTGGAAGATAAATACAGAATCCACTGAGTTTTAAACTCAGTGGATTCTGTATTACAGGCTATATCCGTTCTTCTTAGCTAATTCCAGAATAGAGCTTTCCATGGCTTTTCCCAGATCATCAGAATTATCAGTTCCCCGTTTTTTCATTTCATCATCAATATAGGTCTGACGCTTTTTAGAGAGCATTTCAATTTCCCTTTGAATTTTTTCACGCTCTGCCGATTTTATGGCAACAGCTTTCTTTATTTCATCTTTACTTTTCCCCCTCAGCTCATTTGGAAGTTCACTTTCTTTTACAGAAGCAATAAATCCTGCATCTTTTTCAGCTCTGTCTACCAGATCCCAATGTTCATTTTTGTAAGCATTCTTTTTGGATTTGGAGACGGTTCTTTCCACAAGATTAGAGACTGACTGTATTTCTGCATTTTTATCCTGGGCAATCTGTTTTAGTTTGTATTCAGAACCATGGCTGCCATAGTAGATGTAGGTATCATTGAGTTTTGCATTACTCTCAGAAATCCTGATGTCGTATGGAGTCTCAATATAGAGCACTTTTCTGTCGCTGTCGATATTGAAGTACTTACCACTGCCTATACTTGCACCATTTTGCCATAAATTTTGAATCCCTTCCTCCCGGCTTCCACAAAAAATAGTATTGGTATAGATGTTTCTATTCTTTGCTTTTGAAATAACTTCTTTATAATCAATTTTTCCCTGATTGAAAGGCTCATTGCCTGCAATGTAGATCAGTTTCATACTATTCTCATTACGATCCCAGTTGAGATTGGAAGAAGCATCACGAATCACAGCACCACAATATTCACTCCCGCCATTAGTTCTTAAAGCAAATAGTTTCTCAGAAACAAGATCAAGATCCTGCGTGAGAGGAGTAACCTGACGGATGTAATTTTCATCACGAATTCCGTCATTACCATATTCATACAGAGCTATCTCAACCTGGGGAGCCTTTCCGTTATACTTCAGGGTGGTCAAGGTATTCACAATATTCCATAGCCTGGATTTTGCCTGATCAATCAGTCCGTCCATGCTGTTGGAGGTATCCAGTAAAAGTGCTACCTGAATTTTATTATCCTTTGATAGTGTATTTGCGGTAATTACAGAGGCGTTTTGTACAGACAGACTGTTTTTGTCTGGATTCTTCTTGGAGCAGTGGCT
This genomic window from Chryseobacterium sp. MEBOG06 contains:
- a CDS encoding STAS/SEC14 domain-containing protein, producing the protein MITIIPEAPENVAAFSATGEVTKEDFERLVIPRVKEKVDQFGELNYLLYLDTDLDNFTMGAWLEDLLLGFKNLANWNRAAIVTDKEGIQNFTSIFSVLMPGEFKSFPKENLYNALYWCKNGDEVEV
- a CDS encoding MFS transporter — translated: MKIDKRIIPLAIGGLGIGTTEFTVMGLLPDIAKTLQITIPQAGHLISAYAMGVVIGAPILIGYSVKFPPKKVLIAFMILFTLFNGLSAIAPGYDSMLIIRFMSGLPHGAFFGVGTVVASKMAGKGKEAFYISMMFTGLTVANLAMVPLVTYIGHTFHWRLYFAIVAVIGLFAILFLKLWLPATESNQNTHFLEELKFLKNKQSWLVLAITAIGFGGLFTWLSYITPLMTVVAGIKSSQMAYVMVLAGAGMVVGNLAGGFISDKLGPEKTCALLIFLMMISLGGVFFLAEHQNIALVLTFMCGALSMSIAAPINIMMMKAAPKSEMMAAAFMQAGFNIANAMGAFLGGIPLEYGLPFNYPSLVGVGMTFIGVVVSIRYMYLYGSKEQNEEESTTEYTPCDK
- a CDS encoding vWA domain-containing protein; its protein translation is MTILKTLALAAGTAFLSSGTLSDSHCSKKNPDKNSLSVQNASVITANTLSKDNKIQVALLLDTSNSMDGLIDQAKSRLWNIVNTLTTLKYNGKAPQVEIALYEYGNDGIRDENYIRQVTPLTQDLDLVSEKLFALRTNGGSEYCGAVIRDASSNLNWDRNENSMKLIYIAGNEPFNQGKIDYKEVISKAKNRNIYTNTIFCGSREEGIQNLWQNGASIGSGKYFNIDSDRKVLYIETPYDIRISESNAKLNDTYIYYGSHGSEYKLKQIAQDKNAEIQSVSNLVERTVSKSKKNAYKNEHWDLVDRAEKDAGFIASVKESELPNELRGKSKDEIKKAVAIKSAEREKIQREIEMLSKKRQTYIDDEMKKRGTDNSDDLGKAMESSILELAKKNGYSL
- a CDS encoding NAD(P)/FAD-dependent oxidoreductase — translated: MDLKSNEPFWLLKNGLMASYPSLKSDEKCDVLIVGGGITGSLVAHQMMEEGYNTILIDKRELCNGSTSATTSMLQYEIDVPLYELIDKIGEKGAVLSYKACSNAIDTIEKLSEKIRSKAGFKRKKSLYFASKKKDVEWLKKEYKARKENGFEVQWLESGKILEQFEFENTYGGILSKQGASIDAFQFAHELFMHNVKKGMKIFDKTEMVKVKEHKGFNLVTVDSGFQIKAKKIIYCIGYESKNLLKENFVDLKSTYAVVSEIDKNKFKNIGSTLVWNTDDPYLYMRTTDDGRLLIGGGDEDFYDAQKRDALLDKKEKSILKTLRKIKPDYDFYTDFVWAGTFGETKDGLPYIGEHEKFKNSYFVLGFGGNGITFSVTGMEMASLFMKNKKHPLSRYFKFGR